From Streptomyces yatensis, one genomic window encodes:
- a CDS encoding C40 family peptidase, producing MASHRKPKQRSLTSSTARAAAVLALTGAASATLLDGTGHAENRLTPAQVKAKVDEYQRQAEEATERYNGAKDKADKAREALDALRDQAARRTTRLNAARNALGAFATAQYRSGTIAPALQLALSSSPGQYLQRASLAERAGSRQAALIASVGRQERKLRQVRGEAADRLAALRASQTAAARHKRTVQQRLAAADRLLDRLTLEQRQRLLAAQDGDKAGADTIASPTAGRAARAVSYAYAALGKPYVWGAAGPHGYDCSGLTQAAWRAAGVALPRTTYTQINAGRRVTRDQLAPGDLVFFYSGVSHVGLYIGDGRIIHAPRPGAPVRVASVADMPFAGAARPA from the coding sequence GTGGCGTCGCACAGGAAGCCCAAGCAGCGCTCGCTCACCAGCAGCACCGCCCGCGCGGCCGCGGTCCTCGCCCTCACCGGCGCCGCGTCCGCCACCCTCCTCGACGGCACCGGGCACGCCGAGAACCGCCTCACCCCCGCTCAGGTGAAGGCGAAGGTCGATGAGTACCAGCGGCAGGCCGAGGAGGCCACCGAGCGGTACAACGGCGCGAAGGACAAGGCGGACAAGGCCCGCGAGGCGCTGGACGCGCTGCGCGACCAGGCCGCCCGCCGCACCACCCGGCTCAACGCCGCGCGCAACGCCCTCGGCGCCTTCGCCACCGCCCAGTACCGCTCGGGGACGATCGCCCCGGCCCTCCAGCTCGCCCTGTCCTCCTCCCCCGGCCAGTACCTCCAGCGCGCCTCGCTCGCCGAGCGCGCGGGGAGCCGCCAGGCCGCCCTGATCGCCTCCGTCGGCCGTCAGGAGCGGAAATTACGCCAGGTCCGCGGCGAGGCGGCCGACCGCCTCGCCGCTCTGCGCGCCTCCCAGACGGCGGCCGCCCGCCACAAGCGGACCGTCCAGCAACGGCTCGCCGCCGCCGACCGCCTCCTCGACCGGCTGACCCTCGAGCAGCGGCAGCGCCTGCTGGCGGCCCAGGACGGCGACAAGGCCGGTGCCGACACGATCGCCTCCCCCACCGCGGGCCGCGCCGCCCGCGCCGTCTCCTACGCGTACGCGGCCCTCGGCAAGCCGTACGTCTGGGGCGCCGCCGGCCCGCACGGCTATGACTGCTCGGGGCTCACACAAGCGGCCTGGCGCGCCGCCGGGGTCGCCCTGCCCCGCACCACCTACACGCAGATCAACGCCGGCCGACGCGTCACCCGCGACCAACTGGCCCCCGGCGACCTGGTCTTCTTCTACTCCGGCGTCAGTCATGTGGGCCTCTACATCGGCGACGGCCGCATCATCCACGCCCCGCGCCCGGGCGCCCCCGTCCGGGTGGCCTCCGTGGCCGACATGCCCTTCGCGGGGGCGGCCCGCCCGGCGTAG
- a CDS encoding M23 family metallopeptidase — protein MVNDRHPSGAPPTVPAPDASYPYDEAYGQRQDTAHGYAGYDGYSTGSFAHLATAYGDGDPLFGTLPGAYDDTQGAHSGQYDASQWAAADQHQTGSYETGHYNTAHYDTTQYDSGSYDTTAMWAAAGYHLPTGIPAQQDAETGAQWDIGAWDTGATGHTEMPGQWDQGAGGAGYEAEAYTSGVDTGQTQFWDATAYGTVGEGQQHYDHSGLTQAGHEHSGFDQQGFDHHPGLEQTGFDQHQHQPEHEANSFEQTAVFEPNSFDQTGAFEQTGAFEQTAAFDETAAFEQAAVAEQAGGFEHTAVFDPVHEPDQSYDPGPEAEPEPEAAAVRESAPSPRREASRGRRRTPSPRPKRSALLTVAVPSVCALGVTAVAAASVSGVGSDKKDESTTQAAPDTAAAPVKPSVANSKLDSQLAGVREGADDFRDRASRTQERIDLQARQAAEKKRKAAEAARKEALRPKFALPVAQHGLSAMFGQAGINWMSVHTGIDFPVSYGTPVMAATDGTVTTQWNDAYGNMVVLTSPDGTETWYCHLSSAKIRSGTVKAGETIAYSGNSGNSTGPHLHFEVHPGGGSAIDPLPWLRGKGLDPT, from the coding sequence GTGGTGAACGACCGTCACCCGTCGGGGGCCCCTCCGACCGTCCCCGCTCCTGACGCCTCGTATCCGTACGACGAGGCCTACGGTCAGCGACAGGACACAGCGCACGGCTACGCCGGGTACGACGGCTATTCCACCGGCAGCTTCGCCCACCTGGCCACGGCCTACGGCGACGGCGATCCGCTCTTCGGCACGCTTCCGGGCGCGTACGACGACACCCAGGGCGCCCACAGCGGGCAGTACGACGCCTCGCAGTGGGCCGCGGCCGACCAGCATCAGACCGGGTCGTACGAGACGGGTCACTACAACACGGCCCACTACGACACCACTCAGTACGACTCGGGCTCCTACGACACCACCGCGATGTGGGCCGCCGCCGGCTATCACTTGCCGACCGGTATCCCCGCCCAGCAGGACGCCGAAACCGGCGCTCAGTGGGACATCGGCGCGTGGGACACGGGAGCCACCGGTCACACCGAGATGCCGGGCCAGTGGGACCAGGGCGCGGGCGGCGCGGGGTACGAGGCCGAGGCGTACACCTCGGGTGTGGACACCGGCCAGACCCAGTTCTGGGACGCCACCGCCTACGGGACCGTGGGCGAGGGGCAGCAGCACTACGACCACTCGGGGCTGACCCAGGCGGGGCACGAGCACTCGGGCTTCGACCAGCAGGGGTTCGACCACCACCCCGGGCTCGAGCAGACAGGGTTCGACCAGCATCAGCACCAGCCCGAGCACGAGGCGAACAGCTTCGAGCAGACGGCCGTGTTCGAGCCCAACTCCTTCGACCAGACCGGTGCCTTCGAGCAGACCGGTGCCTTCGAGCAGACCGCCGCGTTCGACGAGACGGCCGCGTTCGAGCAGGCCGCCGTCGCCGAGCAGGCCGGGGGCTTCGAGCACACCGCCGTCTTCGACCCGGTCCATGAGCCCGACCAGTCGTACGATCCGGGCCCCGAAGCGGAACCTGAACCCGAGGCGGCGGCCGTGCGGGAATCCGCCCCCTCCCCCCGCCGGGAGGCGAGCCGCGGCCGCCGCCGTACCCCCTCGCCCCGTCCCAAGCGCTCCGCGCTCCTCACCGTCGCCGTCCCCTCCGTCTGCGCGCTGGGCGTCACCGCCGTGGCCGCCGCCTCGGTCAGCGGCGTGGGAAGCGACAAGAAGGACGAGTCCACGACTCAGGCCGCCCCCGACACCGCGGCGGCCCCCGTGAAGCCCTCCGTGGCCAACAGCAAGCTGGACTCCCAGCTCGCCGGGGTCCGGGAGGGCGCCGACGACTTCCGCGACCGGGCCAGCCGCACCCAGGAGCGCATCGACCTCCAGGCGCGCCAGGCCGCCGAGAAGAAGCGCAAGGCCGCCGAGGCGGCGCGCAAGGAGGCGCTGCGCCCGAAGTTCGCGCTGCCCGTCGCGCAGCACGGCCTGAGCGCCATGTTCGGCCAGGCCGGTATCAACTGGATGTCCGTGCACACCGGCATCGACTTCCCGGTGAGCTACGGGACGCCCGTGATGGCCGCCACCGACGGCACCGTGACGACGCAGTGGAACGACGCCTACGGCAACATGGTCGTCCTGACCAGCCCGGACGGCACGGAGACCTGGTACTGCCACCTCAGCAGCGCCAAGATCCGCTCCGGGACCGTCAAGGCCGGGGAGACCATCGCGTACTCCGGGAACTCCGGTAACTCCACCGGCCCGCATCTGCACTTCGAGGTCCACCCCGGCGGTGGCTCGGCCATCGACCCGCTGCCCTGGCTGCGCGGAAAGGGCCTCGACCCGACCTGA
- a CDS encoding cobalamin B12-binding domain-containing protein: protein MGVTGPIRVVVAKPGLDGHDRGAKVIARALRDAGMEVIYTGLHQTPEQIVDTAIQEDADAIGLSILSGAHMTLFAKVLELLREREAEDIKVFGGGIIPEADIPPLKQQGVAEIFTPGATTTSIVEWVRENVRPVAA, encoded by the coding sequence ATGGGTGTGACCGGTCCGATCCGTGTGGTGGTGGCCAAGCCGGGGCTGGACGGCCACGACCGCGGGGCGAAGGTGATCGCGCGGGCGCTGCGCGACGCGGGCATGGAGGTCATCTACACCGGGCTCCACCAGACGCCCGAGCAGATCGTCGACACCGCGATCCAGGAGGACGCCGACGCGATCGGGCTGTCCATCCTCTCCGGTGCCCATATGACCCTGTTCGCCAAGGTGCTGGAGCTGCTGCGGGAGCGCGAGGCGGAGGACATCAAGGTCTTCGGCGGCGGGATCATCCCCGAGGCGGACATCCCCCCGCTCAAGCAGCAGGGCGTCGCGGAGATCTTCACCCCGGGCGCGACGACGACGTCCATCGTGGAGTGGGTGCGCGAGAACGTCCGCCCGGTAGCCGCCTGA
- a CDS encoding DUF5691 domain-containing protein: MTTTTPTASWDDLVAAALLGTERRTPPVAPRPGQDAPSALLDAAALSTVRRRAGLRPAPARPGPGRAPEDPRPALPTAARSRLAMLLADRSAPGRGGPRSAPDLAELLPQWLVLANHHGYRVPDALLPALLDAARARTDLRPEALTLGGPRALWLARLNPDWKFALRGTAGRAPTALPEPSGVATGPEDEQRLWEEGLFAERVSLLAAARHRDPAAGLALLSGTWSTERAEDRLMFLDSLRDDLSPSDEPFLEQALSDRSRNVRATAAELISALPGSALAARMAERSRGCVSLTTDEVTAGEPTGGELATGEPATGKVTAAEWITVRPPDECDSGMQRDGIVPKPPSGRGERSWWLGQLVEATPLDRWSAWFGGRGAAEIVALPVADGWQADLHAAWCRAAVRQRNTEWSRALLGTPAVAPVTAGEAAPAAWRDPAKLLSALPARERAEWVAEFIASHGLSDAFRLLGVCTVPWAEPLGRAVVDALDIARDAGSYPWSFSGVMGLAERCLDPTQADRLEVLTAIPDESEGAAPGAGGYWAEAFQRLVGTLRLRAAMQAELEPG, encoded by the coding sequence TTGACCACTACGACCCCCACCGCGTCCTGGGACGATCTCGTCGCGGCCGCGCTGCTCGGCACCGAGCGGCGCACCCCGCCCGTCGCGCCGCGCCCCGGGCAGGACGCGCCGTCCGCCCTGCTGGACGCGGCCGCGCTCAGCACCGTGCGGCGGCGGGCCGGGCTGCGGCCCGCGCCCGCCCGGCCGGGGCCCGGCCGGGCGCCCGAGGATCCGCGCCCGGCGCTGCCCACGGCCGCCCGCAGCAGGCTGGCGATGCTGCTCGCCGACCGCTCGGCGCCGGGGCGCGGCGGTCCGCGCTCCGCCCCCGACCTCGCCGAGCTGCTGCCGCAGTGGCTCGTCCTGGCCAATCACCACGGCTATCGCGTGCCCGACGCACTGCTCCCGGCGCTTCTCGACGCGGCCCGCGCCCGCACCGATCTGCGGCCCGAGGCACTGACCCTCGGCGGACCGCGCGCGCTGTGGCTGGCCCGGCTCAACCCGGACTGGAAGTTCGCGCTGCGGGGCACGGCGGGCCGGGCTCCCACAGCGCTCCCGGAGCCGTCCGGGGTGGCCACCGGCCCGGAGGACGAACAGCGGCTGTGGGAGGAGGGGTTGTTCGCCGAGCGGGTCTCGCTGCTGGCGGCGGCGCGCCACCGCGACCCGGCGGCGGGGCTGGCCCTGCTCAGCGGCACCTGGTCGACCGAGCGGGCCGAGGACCGGCTGATGTTCCTGGACTCGCTGCGCGACGACCTCTCCCCGTCCGATGAGCCGTTCCTCGAACAGGCGCTGTCCGACCGCAGCCGGAACGTCCGGGCGACCGCCGCCGAGCTGATTTCCGCGCTCCCCGGCTCCGCGCTCGCCGCGCGCATGGCCGAGCGGTCACGGGGCTGCGTCTCGCTGACCACGGACGAGGTGACGGCCGGCGAGCCGACCGGCGGTGAGCTTGCCACCGGCGAGCCGGCCACCGGCAAAGTGACCGCCGCCGAGTGGATAACCGTCCGGCCGCCGGACGAGTGCGACAGCGGGATGCAGCGCGACGGCATCGTGCCCAAGCCGCCCTCCGGCCGGGGGGAACGGTCGTGGTGGCTGGGTCAGTTGGTGGAGGCGACCCCGCTGGACCGCTGGAGCGCGTGGTTCGGCGGACGGGGTGCCGCCGAGATCGTGGCGCTGCCCGTCGCGGACGGCTGGCAGGCGGATCTGCACGCGGCCTGGTGCCGGGCCGCGGTGCGGCAGCGCAACACGGAGTGGTCCCGCGCGCTGCTCGGCACCCCGGCGGTGGCCCCGGTCACGGCCGGGGAGGCGGCCCCCGCCGCCTGGCGGGACCCGGCGAAGCTGCTGTCCGCGCTGCCGGCCCGGGAGCGGGCGGAGTGGGTGGCCGAGTTCATCGCGTCCCACGGCCTGTCCGATGCCTTCCGGCTGCTCGGGGTGTGCACGGTGCCCTGGGCCGAGCCGCTGGGCCGGGCCGTCGTCGACGCGCTGGACATCGCACGCGACGCGGGCAGCTACCCGTGGAGCTTCAGCGGGGTCATGGGCCTTGCCGAGCGCTGTCTGGACCCGACGCAGGCGGATCGGCTCGAGGTGCTGACGGCGATACCGGACGAGTCGGAGGGGGCGGCGCCAGGAGCCGGGGGCTATTGGGCGGAGGCGTTCCAGCGGCTGGTGGGCACCCTCCGGCTGAGGGCGGCCATGCAAGCCGAGCTCGAACCGGGGTGA
- a CDS encoding lipase family alpha/beta hydrolase, translating to MGLVQIRQLRAIALDLALLAGHLLLYPTGLRQERPPAPPPPGAAARLPMDGRAHRPVLLLHGFIDNRSVFVPLRRSLGRHGRPHIQALNYSPLLCDLRTAAALLGRHVEEVCARTGHGQVDVIGHSLGGLIARYYVQRLGGDARVHTLVTLGTPHSGTRIAPLLSAHPLVRQMCPDSEVITELRQPAPDCRTRFIAFWSDVDQLMIPAETARIDHPDVISQNIRVNGIGHLALAVHSSVAVRIREALDAADEAPTDASGAASVA from the coding sequence ATGGGCCTCGTACAGATCCGCCAGCTCCGGGCCATCGCCCTCGACCTGGCGCTGCTCGCCGGGCATCTGCTGCTCTACCCGACCGGGCTGCGTCAGGAGCGCCCGCCCGCTCCGCCGCCGCCCGGTGCGGCGGCGCGTCTGCCCATGGACGGCCGGGCCCACCGCCCCGTCCTCCTTCTCCACGGCTTCATCGACAACCGGTCCGTCTTCGTACCGCTGCGCCGCTCGCTCGGCCGCCACGGCCGGCCGCACATCCAGGCGCTCAACTACTCGCCGCTGCTGTGCGATCTGCGCACCGCCGCCGCGCTGCTCGGCCGCCATGTCGAGGAGGTCTGCGCGCGCACCGGCCATGGCCAGGTGGACGTCATCGGGCACAGCCTGGGCGGTCTGATCGCCCGTTACTACGTCCAGCGTCTGGGCGGGGACGCCCGCGTCCACACCCTGGTGACACTCGGCACCCCGCACAGCGGCACCCGGATCGCGCCCTTGTTGTCCGCACATCCACTCGTGCGCCAGATGTGCCCGGACTCCGAGGTGATAACGGAGTTGCGGCAACCTGCCCCTGATTGCCGTACGCGTTTCATCGCTTTCTGGAGCGATGTGGATCAGTTGATGATCCCGGCGGAGACGGCCCGGATAGACCATCCGGATGTGATCTCCCAGAACATCCGCGTCAACGGAATCGGACATCTCGCCCTGGCGGTGCATTCCTCCGTGGCCGTACGGATCCGCGAGGCCCTGGATGCCGCCGACGAGGCGCCGACGGACGCCTCCGGCGCGGCCTCGGTGGCATGA
- a CDS encoding L,D-transpeptidase: MGAVGAVRSRHGGRGRRAGLVLGLAGMTVPLAVAVAGPAQAQARPAQARPLGRSAGSVTPATMAASSCTAGVGPYQRQAERFLGRPVDGRQSRADCLAIQKFQVNHGISPTIGYAGPITWGVMSLINTQKAAGTNPNAAKKCPTNKGRIACVDLTRQLSWIQDGSRLVYGPVPVRSGRDGFETRTGLKKIYWRDVNHWSTLYKVAMPYSQFFDGGQAFHSIAGSVWSPPGSHGCVNMRTGEAKKYWSLLKNGDDVYVYGRKPGT, translated from the coding sequence ATGGGGGCAGTGGGGGCAGTCAGAAGCAGGCATGGCGGGCGTGGCCGACGCGCGGGCCTCGTGCTGGGACTGGCGGGAATGACGGTGCCGCTCGCGGTCGCCGTCGCCGGTCCCGCGCAGGCTCAGGCACGGCCGGCCCAGGCGCGGCCGCTGGGCAGGTCGGCCGGATCGGTGACACCGGCCACCATGGCCGCGTCATCGTGTACGGCCGGCGTGGGGCCGTACCAGCGGCAGGCCGAGCGGTTCCTGGGCCGCCCCGTGGACGGGCGGCAGTCGCGGGCGGACTGTCTCGCGATCCAGAAGTTCCAGGTCAACCACGGCATCAGCCCGACGATCGGCTACGCGGGCCCGATCACCTGGGGCGTGATGAGCCTGATCAACACCCAGAAGGCCGCCGGAACAAACCCGAACGCGGCGAAGAAGTGCCCGACCAACAAGGGCCGCATCGCCTGTGTCGACCTCACCCGGCAGCTCAGCTGGATCCAGGACGGCTCCCGGCTGGTCTACGGGCCGGTGCCGGTGCGGTCCGGGCGGGACGGCTTCGAGACCCGCACCGGCCTGAAGAAGATCTACTGGCGCGACGTCAACCACTGGTCGACGCTCTACAAGGTCGCCATGCCCTACAGCCAGTTCTTCGACGGCGGTCAGGCGTTCCACTCGATCGCCGGGAGCGTATGGTCCCCGCCCGGCTCCCACGGCTGCGTCAATATGCGCACGGGCGAGGCCAAGAAGTACTGGAGCCTGCTGAAGAACGGCGACGACGTGTACGTCTACGGGCGCAAGCCCGGCACGTGA
- a CDS encoding C40 family peptidase: MASHRKPRSRIPAPLTGHGRRTAVGFTTAALASVTLLSQTANAAPGDPKPAAQSIEKVKEKVDTLYHQAESATQRYNAAKERADQQRAKVDKLLDSVAERTEKLNEARRTLGAYAAAQYRDGGMARSAATLLFSNDPQDVFDQSHLIDRLTGRQKQAVDDFQKQQASAAKERGKASESLASLTASQKQLKTQKKTVQDKLTEARRLLANLTAKEKARLAAIEKKKAEEARRKAAALAEKQRQEAARKKQQEQQEQPNGDSGSGSTTPSAPANSSKAAQAIAFAKSQLGKPYVWGATGPSSFDCSGLTQAAWKTAGISLPRTTWDQVKAGTRVSTSELQPGDLVFFYDDISHVGLYIGDGMMIHAPKPGDVVKKAPITEMPIYGSVRPA, translated from the coding sequence TTGGCGTCGCACCGCAAGCCGCGGAGCCGAATACCGGCCCCGCTCACCGGTCACGGCCGCCGTACGGCCGTCGGGTTCACCACGGCCGCTCTCGCATCCGTCACCCTCCTCTCCCAGACGGCCAACGCCGCGCCGGGCGACCCCAAGCCGGCCGCCCAGTCGATCGAGAAGGTCAAGGAGAAGGTCGACACCCTCTACCACCAGGCCGAGAGCGCCACCCAGCGCTACAACGCCGCCAAGGAACGCGCCGATCAGCAGCGGGCCAAGGTCGACAAGCTGCTGGACTCCGTCGCCGAGCGCACCGAGAAGCTCAACGAGGCCCGACGCACGCTCGGGGCCTACGCCGCCGCCCAGTACCGCGACGGCGGAATGGCCCGCTCCGCCGCGACCCTGCTGTTCTCCAACGATCCACAGGACGTCTTCGACCAGTCGCATCTGATCGACCGGCTGACCGGTCGGCAGAAACAGGCCGTCGACGACTTCCAGAAGCAGCAGGCGAGCGCCGCCAAGGAGCGCGGTAAGGCCAGCGAGAGCCTCGCCTCGCTGACCGCGTCGCAGAAGCAGCTGAAGACCCAGAAGAAGACCGTCCAGGACAAGCTGACCGAGGCCCGGCGGCTACTGGCGAATCTGACCGCCAAGGAGAAGGCGCGCCTGGCGGCGATCGAGAAGAAGAAGGCGGAAGAGGCCCGCCGTAAGGCGGCCGCGCTCGCCGAGAAGCAGCGCCAGGAGGCCGCGCGCAAGAAGCAGCAGGAGCAGCAGGAACAACCGAACGGAGACAGCGGCTCCGGTTCGACGACGCCCTCGGCCCCGGCCAACAGCTCCAAGGCGGCCCAGGCCATCGCCTTCGCCAAGTCGCAGCTCGGCAAGCCGTATGTCTGGGGCGCCACCGGCCCCAGCTCCTTCGACTGCTCAGGGCTGACGCAGGCGGCCTGGAAGACGGCCGGGATCTCGCTGCCGCGCACCACCTGGGACCAGGTGAAGGCCGGTACGCGCGTCTCGACGTCCGAACTCCAGCCGGGCGATCTGGTCTTCTTCTACGACGACATCAGCCATGTCGGCCTCTACATCGGCGACGGGATGATGATCCACGCGCCGAAGCCGGGCGATGTGGTGAAGAAGGCGCCGATCACCGAGATGCCGATCTACGGGAGCGTGCGGCCCGCGTAG
- the pcrA gene encoding DNA helicase PcrA has translation MSSLFDDSFLADLGPPSNEEPPPPPEDSAHPGPDGAEDVPHHLFSGGFDAPVPREAHYRDGAARPVVDPSALLEGLNEQQRAAVEHTGSPLLIVAGAGSGKTRVLTHRIAYLLGARGTHPGQILAITFTNKAAGEMKERVEELVGPRANAMWVSTFHSACVRILRRESKKLGFTSSFSIYDAADSKRLMSLVCRDLDLDPKRFPPKSFSAKVSNLKNELIDEETFAGQAAGGTSRTESGGGFEKTLAEAYAMYQARLREANALDFDDIIMTTVNLLQAFPDVAEHYRRRFRHVLVDEYQDTNHAQYTLVRELVGTDTEETTAAELCVVGDADQSIYAFRGATIRNILQFEEDYPTARTILLEQNYRSTQTILSAANAVIERNENRRPKNLWTEAGAGAEITGYVADTEHDEAQFVADEIDRLTDAGDAKAGDVAVFYRTNAQSRVFEEILIRVGLPYKVVGGVRFYERKEVRDVLAYLRVLANPEDSVPLRRILNVPKRGIGERAEAMIDALALREKITFPQALRRVDDAYGMAARSANAVKRFNTLMEELHTIVESGAGPATVLEAVLERTGYLAELQASTDPQDETRIENLQELAAVALEFEQDRGEENPGTLADFLEQVALVADSDQIPDEDTDGSGVITLMTLHTAKGLEFPVVFLSGMEDGVFPHMRALGQTKELEEERRLAYVGITRARERLYLTRSTMRSAWGQPAYNPPSRFLEEIPDQYVRWRRTGPATPSASMGSVASTPPSGLSSGLSSSRSRTGGSGFATRRAKERPVVALAIGDRVTHDSFGLGTVVAVKGSGDNAEATIDFGEEKPKRLLLRYAPVEKL, from the coding sequence ATGAGCAGCCTCTTTGACGACAGCTTCCTGGCGGACCTCGGGCCTCCTTCGAACGAGGAGCCACCGCCGCCGCCCGAGGATTCGGCGCACCCCGGCCCCGATGGCGCCGAGGACGTGCCGCATCACCTCTTCAGCGGCGGCTTCGACGCGCCCGTGCCCCGGGAGGCCCACTACCGGGACGGTGCGGCGCGGCCCGTCGTGGACCCGTCCGCCCTGCTCGAGGGGTTGAACGAGCAGCAGAGAGCCGCCGTGGAGCACACCGGCTCGCCGCTGCTGATCGTCGCGGGCGCCGGCTCCGGCAAGACCCGGGTGCTCACCCACCGCATCGCCTATCTGCTCGGCGCCCGCGGGACGCACCCCGGCCAGATCCTCGCCATCACCTTCACCAACAAGGCGGCGGGCGAGATGAAGGAGCGGGTGGAGGAGCTCGTCGGCCCGCGGGCGAACGCCATGTGGGTCTCCACCTTCCACAGCGCCTGCGTCCGCATCCTGCGCCGCGAGTCCAAGAAGCTCGGCTTCACCTCATCGTTCTCGATCTACGACGCCGCCGACTCCAAGCGGCTGATGTCGCTGGTCTGCCGGGATCTGGATCTCGACCCCAAGCGGTTCCCGCCGAAGTCCTTCAGCGCCAAGGTCTCCAACCTGAAGAACGAGCTGATCGACGAGGAGACCTTCGCCGGACAGGCGGCAGGGGGCACCTCCCGGACGGAGTCTGGGGGAGGTTTCGAGAAGACCCTGGCCGAGGCGTACGCGATGTACCAGGCGAGGCTGCGCGAGGCCAACGCACTGGACTTCGACGACATCATCATGACCACGGTCAACCTGCTCCAGGCCTTCCCGGACGTCGCCGAGCACTACCGCCGCCGCTTCCGGCACGTCCTGGTGGACGAGTACCAGGACACCAACCACGCGCAGTACACCCTCGTGCGCGAGCTGGTGGGCACGGACACCGAGGAGACCACGGCCGCCGAGCTGTGCGTGGTGGGCGACGCCGACCAGTCGATCTACGCCTTCCGGGGCGCCACGATCCGCAACATCCTCCAGTTCGAGGAGGACTACCCCACCGCGCGCACGATCCTCCTCGAGCAGAACTACCGCTCCACCCAGACCATCCTGAGCGCGGCCAACGCGGTCATCGAGCGCAATGAGAACCGCCGCCCGAAGAACCTGTGGACCGAGGCCGGCGCCGGGGCCGAGATCACCGGCTATGTGGCCGACACCGAGCACGACGAGGCCCAGTTCGTCGCCGACGAGATCGACCGGCTCACCGACGCGGGCGACGCCAAGGCCGGTGACGTGGCGGTCTTCTACCGGACCAACGCCCAGTCCCGTGTCTTCGAAGAGATCTTGATCCGGGTCGGGCTGCCGTACAAGGTCGTCGGCGGCGTGCGCTTCTACGAGCGCAAGGAGGTCCGGGACGTCCTCGCCTATCTGCGGGTGCTGGCCAACCCCGAGGACTCCGTCCCGCTCCGCCGGATTCTGAACGTGCCCAAGCGCGGCATCGGGGAGCGCGCGGAGGCCATGATCGACGCACTGGCGCTGCGCGAGAAGATCACCTTCCCGCAGGCGCTGCGCCGGGTCGACGACGCGTACGGCATGGCCGCCCGCTCGGCCAACGCCGTCAAGCGGTTCAACACGCTCATGGAGGAGCTGCACACCATCGTGGAGTCCGGGGCGGGTCCGGCGACCGTCCTGGAGGCGGTGCTGGAGCGCACCGGCTATCTGGCCGAGCTCCAGGCGTCCACCGATCCGCAGGACGAGACCCGGATCGAGAACCTGCAGGAGCTCGCCGCCGTGGCCCTGGAGTTCGAGCAGGACCGCGGCGAGGAGAACCCCGGCACCCTCGCGGACTTCCTGGAGCAGGTCGCGCTCGTCGCCGACTCCGACCAGATCCCCGACGAGGACACCGACGGCTCCGGCGTGATCACGCTGATGACGCTGCACACCGCGAAGGGCCTGGAGTTCCCGGTCGTCTTCCTCAGCGGCATGGAGGACGGCGTCTTCCCGCATATGCGGGCGCTCGGCCAGACCAAGGAGCTGGAGGAGGAGCGGCGGCTGGCCTATGTGGGCATCACCCGGGCCCGCGAGCGGCTCTATCTGACCCGCTCGACCATGCGCAGCGCCTGGGGCCAGCCCGCGTACAACCCGCCGTCCCGCTTCCTGGAGGAGATCCCGGACCAGTATGTGCGCTGGCGGCGCACCGGGCCCGCCACCCCCTCGGCGTCCATGGGCAGCGTCGCCTCGACCCCGCCGTCGGGGCTGTCGTCCGGTCTGTCGTCGTCGCGTTCGCGCACCGGGGGCAGCGGGTTCGCGACCCGGCGGGCCAAGGAGCGTCCGGTGGTCGCGCTGGCCATCGGCGACCGGGTCACCCATGACTCGTTCGGGCTCGGCACGGTGGTGGCGGTGAAGGGCAGCGGGGACAACGCGGAGGCGACGATCGACTTCGGCGAGGAGAAGCCGAAGCGGCTGCTGCTGCGGTACGCACCGGTGGAGAAGTTGTAG